A window from Acidobacteriota bacterium encodes these proteins:
- a CDS encoding PilX N-terminal domain-containing pilus assembly protein: MHFAGRQGERGSAYIVVLLVLVVLTILGLSLALLTQTERQIGSNEKTLQRIFYAAESGVGVAVSKALTLPDNQAIDLRLTEPVVGQVALRHDVQVSAMLPILDAPCNLCQINEPAAFKEINHALGATARRVGWTGNNPDDTTLLSQKSLNLQIEVQPWQGAPQQISDGLNNSAGIDRIVP, from the coding sequence TTGCATTTCGCCGGCCGGCAGGGGGAACGCGGCAGTGCGTACATCGTGGTCTTGCTGGTGTTGGTGGTGCTGACCATTCTGGGCCTGTCCCTTGCCCTGCTGACCCAGACGGAACGTCAGATCGGCTCCAACGAGAAGACCCTCCAGCGCATCTTCTATGCCGCCGAGTCCGGCGTGGGAGTGGCCGTCAGCAAGGCGTTGACGCTGCCCGACAATCAGGCCATCGATTTGCGCCTGACGGAGCCGGTGGTCGGTCAGGTCGCCCTGCGTCACGATGTCCAGGTGTCGGCCATGCTGCCGATTCTCGACGCTCCCTGCAATCTCTGCCAAATCAATGAGCCGGCGGCCTTCAAAGAGATCAACCACGCCCTCGGCGCCACCGCCCGACGGGTCGGTTGGACCGGCAACAATCCAGACGACACGACCCTGCTGAGTCAAAAGTCGCTCAACTTGCAGATCGAAGTGCAGCCCTGGCAGGGGGCACCGCAGCAAATCTCCGACGGCCTGAACAATTCCGCCGGCATCGACCGCATCGTCCCGTGA
- a CDS encoding M20/M25/M40 family metallo-hydrolase, with protein sequence MRFNSTLGIVLAVAALCAATTEAQPPLSEVGRWLQGYLRIDTTNPPGDEHRAASYLADILHRAGISTRLLVTAEGRTSLYAEIEGKRSGEGLLMMHHMDVVPPGPGWTFEPFAGDLEAGKLRGRGAIDVKSLGVAQVAALVALKKSGVPPERGVALLAVADEETGGGQGTAWLWEHHPEIFDGVAAVLNEGGSNRKPPAGLLWWGVETSQKRPLWLRVSAQGRGGHGSGLNPHSAMHKLIRGLSRLVDRPPTYRVTEAARTYLRAIADLESPMFRGHYRDVDAYVLPDGPTGPMLPGVANLFLDTVQVTVIEGSEGINIVPERASALLDVRLLPETDADAFLADLRAALGSGFEVEVLVASPPADSSSTDTRLFRVLTRVLEPEAPVVPALIAGFTDSRFFRERGIPTYGFSPFVLSGPELSGIHGPDEEIPVAELDAGTARLLRVVQEYAYEQ encoded by the coding sequence GTGCGATTCAACAGCACCCTAGGCATCGTCCTTGCGGTAGCGGCGCTATGCGCGGCGACGACCGAGGCCCAGCCGCCGCTATCGGAGGTGGGCCGCTGGCTGCAAGGCTATCTGCGCATCGACACCACCAACCCTCCCGGTGACGAGCATCGCGCGGCCTCCTACCTCGCCGACATACTCCACCGGGCCGGTATTTCCACCCGGCTGCTGGTGACCGCCGAGGGGCGGACCAGCCTGTACGCCGAGATCGAAGGCAAGCGCTCCGGAGAGGGCCTGCTGATGATGCACCACATGGACGTGGTGCCGCCGGGCCCCGGCTGGACCTTCGAGCCCTTCGCCGGCGATCTGGAGGCGGGTAAGCTGCGCGGCCGCGGCGCGATCGACGTCAAGAGCCTCGGTGTGGCCCAGGTGGCGGCGCTGGTGGCGCTCAAGAAAAGCGGGGTGCCCCCGGAGCGCGGCGTCGCCCTGTTGGCGGTGGCCGACGAGGAGACCGGCGGCGGCCAGGGGACGGCGTGGCTATGGGAGCACCACCCGGAGATCTTCGACGGCGTGGCGGCGGTCCTCAATGAGGGGGGCAGCAACCGCAAGCCTCCGGCCGGCCTTTTGTGGTGGGGGGTCGAAACCTCCCAGAAGCGGCCCCTCTGGCTGCGGGTCTCGGCCCAGGGCCGTGGGGGGCACGGTTCCGGCCTCAATCCGCACAGCGCCATGCACAAGCTCATCCGAGGCCTGTCGCGGCTGGTGGATCGGCCTCCGACCTATCGGGTGACCGAGGCCGCCCGGACCTACCTGAGGGCGATCGCCGATCTCGAGAGCCCGATGTTCCGCGGGCACTACCGCGATGTCGATGCCTACGTCTTACCCGACGGGCCAACGGGACCGATGCTGCCGGGGGTCGCCAACCTGTTTCTGGACACGGTGCAGGTGACGGTGATCGAGGGCAGCGAAGGGATCAACATTGTACCGGAGCGCGCCTCGGCGCTGCTCGATGTGCGCCTGTTGCCGGAAACCGATGCCGACGCCTTTCTCGCCGATCTGCGCGCCGCCTTGGGCAGCGGTTTCGAGGTGGAGGTGTTGGTCGCCTCACCGCCGGCCGATTCCTCGTCCACGGACACTCGCCTCTTCCGGGTCCTCACCCGCGTTCTCGAGCCGGAGGCTCCGGTGGTGCCGGCGTTGATTGCGGGCTTCACGGATTCCCGCTTCTTTCGTGAGCGGGGGATTCCCACCTACGGTTTCTCACCCTTCGTTCTGAGCGGACCGGAACTCTCCGGCATCCACGGGCCGGACGAGGAAATCCCGGTGGCGGAACTCGATGCCGGCACGGCTCGCCTGCTGCGGGTGGTTCAAGAGTACGCCTATGAGCAATGA
- a CDS encoding prepilin-type N-terminal cleavage/methylation domain-containing protein has protein sequence MFFLNRRKQGFTLIELLIVVAIIGIIAALLVPNLIDALQKSKQKRTMMDARNVGNSMMAWLTDQASAAAAGASSTIDLGDWTGVSTIPALRSALVPQYIQEIPVRDGWKRTFYYRMDLSGVGKEKRFMIASGGRDLNLPAGTYTVGSFDPTDYDQDILWADGFFLRWPQK, from the coding sequence ATGTTTTTTTTGAATCGTCGCAAACAGGGTTTCACCCTGATCGAGTTGTTGATCGTTGTCGCCATCATCGGGATCATCGCGGCTTTGCTGGTGCCCAATCTGATCGACGCGCTACAGAAGTCCAAACAGAAGCGGACCATGATGGATGCCCGCAATGTCGGCAATTCGATGATGGCCTGGTTGACGGATCAGGCAAGCGCCGCCGCCGCCGGTGCTTCTAGCACCATCGACCTCGGCGACTGGACGGGGGTCAGCACGATTCCCGCTCTGCGTTCGGCGCTGGTCCCCCAGTACATCCAGGAGATTCCGGTGCGGGACGGCTGGAAGCGGACCTTCTACTACCGCATGGATCTGAGCGGAGTCGGCAAGGAGAAGCGCTTCATGATCGCCAGCGGTGGGCGCGATCTCAACCTGCCCGCGGGCACCTACACGGTGGGTTCCTTCGACCCGACGGACTACGATCAGGACATCCTGTGGGCCGATGGATTCTTCCTCCGCTGGCCTCAAAAGTAG
- a CDS encoding prepilin-type N-terminal cleavage/methylation domain-containing protein, with amino-acid sequence MLIARPSRRRPSHFRRRRGGSRQRGFTLTELLITLFVVAEILVAASLLFDVHNELARVQTNVANMQQSLRGAQRDMVAKVRMAGRGGVPAQLPTGPSGGQPISRGVAVSVTNNVGANVRIVPADTETAVVPGTDILRVRGIFENPIYQVVSTALGASASLTLLPDDESPATATSGTLQINNPSPTGVPQDLEALAPLGVTPNPNLQRALMLVSPLDDTIYAVVPITNIASVRSAVTGQLTQVTLTFATTSGTHNTSFRTLFTSSGNLPNNLTGVAFAGLLEEHVYYVREVRAIPGDATSELTPKLSRAELFPGTNVPLSVERGKIDVADNVIDFQVALGFNSSLQGYFDQSQLEQLVITETADGQNDDWLYNSTADADSSSPWVGPWAPVPGTPMPELNYVRLSTLARTDRRDFQYISPPIGAIEDRVYGESATPGSDAERRDRMFRRRLLQTVVDLRNL; translated from the coding sequence ATGTTGATCGCACGACCTTCACGTCGCCGCCCATCGCACTTCCGCCGGCGCCGGGGTGGCTCCAGGCAACGGGGCTTCACCCTGACGGAATTGCTCATCACCCTGTTCGTCGTCGCCGAAATCTTGGTGGCGGCTTCGCTGCTGTTCGACGTCCACAACGAACTGGCGCGGGTGCAGACCAACGTCGCCAACATGCAGCAGTCCCTGCGCGGCGCGCAGCGGGACATGGTTGCGAAGGTGCGCATGGCGGGCCGCGGCGGCGTGCCGGCGCAATTGCCGACGGGACCCTCCGGTGGTCAGCCGATCTCCCGCGGAGTGGCGGTGTCGGTCACCAACAATGTCGGCGCCAACGTGCGCATCGTGCCCGCCGATACGGAGACCGCGGTGGTACCGGGAACGGACATTCTGCGGGTGCGGGGCATCTTCGAAAACCCCATCTATCAGGTGGTCTCTACGGCCCTCGGGGCGAGCGCCTCCCTCACCCTGCTGCCGGACGACGAAAGCCCGGCAACGGCCACCAGCGGCACCCTGCAAATCAACAATCCGTCGCCGACCGGGGTGCCGCAGGATCTCGAGGCGTTGGCCCCTCTTGGCGTCACGCCGAATCCCAACCTGCAGCGTGCCTTGATGCTGGTGAGCCCCCTCGACGACACCATCTACGCGGTGGTGCCGATCACCAACATCGCCAGCGTGCGCAGTGCCGTCACCGGCCAACTGACTCAGGTGACGCTCACCTTCGCCACCACCAGCGGCACTCACAACACTTCCTTTCGCACGCTCTTCACATCGTCCGGCAACCTGCCCAACAACCTCACCGGTGTGGCCTTTGCGGGCTTGCTCGAAGAGCACGTCTATTACGTGCGCGAAGTGCGGGCGATCCCCGGCGACGCGACCAGCGAGTTGACCCCGAAGCTCTCCCGGGCGGAGCTATTCCCAGGCACTAACGTGCCCCTGTCGGTGGAGCGCGGCAAGATCGATGTCGCCGACAACGTGATCGATTTCCAGGTCGCTCTAGGCTTCAACAGCAGCCTCCAGGGATACTTCGATCAGTCGCAGCTCGAACAACTGGTGATCACCGAGACGGCCGATGGCCAGAACGACGACTGGCTCTACAACTCGACCGCCGATGCGGACAGCAGCTCGCCTTGGGTCGGTCCTTGGGCGCCGGTGCCCGGCACACCGATGCCGGAATTGAACTACGTGCGGCTGTCGACTTTGGCCCGCACCGATCGCCGTGACTTTCAATACATCTCTCCGCCGATCGGCGCGATCGAGGATCGCGTCTACGGTGAAAGCGCTACGCCGGGGTCCGACGCCGAGCGTAGGGATCGAATGTTCCGCCGGCGCCTTTTGCAGACGGTGGTCGACCTGAGGAACCTCTAA
- a CDS encoding prepilin-type N-terminal cleavage/methylation domain-containing protein translates to MLSKLTRKRQRGFTLIELLIVVAIIGIIAALLVPNFIDALQKAKQKRTVADERDWGVAAMSWLTDQVGAAAAGANTTVNLGDWSGNSSLAAIRSALVPRYIQDVPPRDGWKNTFAYELDIDNPLAERVMIVGSGGRDGRSSAISLSGTITVGNFDPTDYDQNILWADGYFLRWPEKVDP, encoded by the coding sequence ATGTTGAGTAAACTGACTCGCAAGCGGCAGCGCGGTTTCACCCTGATCGAGCTGCTGATCGTCGTCGCCATCATCGGCATCATCGCCGCCCTGCTGGTTCCCAACTTCATCGACGCGCTGCAGAAGGCCAAGCAGAAGCGCACCGTCGCCGATGAGCGCGACTGGGGCGTCGCCGCCATGTCCTGGCTGACCGATCAGGTCGGTGCCGCCGCCGCCGGCGCGAACACCACCGTCAACCTGGGCGACTGGTCCGGCAACTCGAGCCTCGCCGCCATTCGTAGCGCCCTGGTGCCGCGCTACATTCAGGACGTCCCGCCCCGCGACGGCTGGAAGAACACCTTCGCCTACGAGTTGGATATTGACAACCCCCTCGCCGAGCGCGTGATGATCGTCGGTAGCGGCGGCCGCGATGGCCGGAGCTCCGCGATCTCGCTCTCCGGCACGATCACCGTCGGCAACTTCGACCCGACGGACTACGATCAGAACATCCTCTGGGCGGACGGTTACTTCCTGCGTTGGCCTGAGAAGGTCGACCCCTGA
- a CDS encoding M20/M25/M40 family metallo-hydrolase, with product MNRISELTRRRRNSARLALYVSLLLVGLIGVGLFAWIQNLLAIRDFKAWSEADFEGHPAVVLLQEYIAIDTSTPDGNAAAGAEFLAAELAEAGIPSTLERVGATDANLWAILEGDDPRAVVFHHHIDVDPVSDLSVWKFPPFEGTLSGPWLYGRGAFDMKSVAVAQLEAFREVARRAAESGERPARTLIFLATSGEEIGSDLGMRWLLSQRPELTERFAVVLTEGGAVEGRSEDDVKYWGTEFVQKRVVSVHLCSDRRQRLEDLRRELIAEGRPSTGLVISPELEVFLEHYAETRDRDDWVQLLAAPRRLVHDVLAFEQLPGYLQSMFRNEAVPFPVEEVNGGFEMRVALQLAPGADPQSAFEALLPPWRTHGLGLWVENDGAADAGSSADHWILDDIERVIDRHYPGVPQGPLFLPWTMTDARFLRAKGIAAYGFSPFMVLTPEVLNLVARGTVNERIALPGYVEGVEIYRDLALHLAGFESASEAIDKK from the coding sequence ATGAACCGAATCTCGGAACTCACTCGCCGCCGCCGCAATAGCGCCCGGCTGGCGTTGTACGTCAGCCTGCTGCTGGTGGGGCTGATCGGCGTCGGGCTCTTCGCCTGGATCCAGAATCTGCTGGCGATACGTGATTTCAAGGCCTGGAGCGAGGCGGACTTCGAAGGCCATCCGGCGGTTGTCCTGCTGCAGGAGTACATCGCCATCGATACCAGCACGCCGGACGGCAATGCCGCCGCCGGGGCGGAGTTCCTGGCGGCGGAGCTGGCCGAGGCCGGCATTCCCTCGACCCTCGAGCGGGTCGGCGCGACGGACGCTAATTTGTGGGCGATCCTCGAGGGGGACGATCCCCGGGCGGTGGTGTTCCATCACCATATCGATGTCGACCCGGTGTCCGATCTCTCGGTTTGGAAGTTCCCACCTTTCGAGGGCACCCTCTCCGGACCGTGGCTCTACGGCCGTGGCGCCTTCGATATGAAGAGCGTCGCCGTCGCCCAGCTCGAAGCCTTCCGGGAAGTCGCCCGCCGGGCCGCCGAAAGCGGCGAGCGGCCGGCCCGCACGCTCATTTTTCTCGCCACCTCCGGCGAGGAGATCGGCAGCGACCTGGGGATGCGATGGCTGTTGTCCCAGCGCCCGGAGCTGACCGAACGCTTCGCGGTGGTGCTCACCGAGGGCGGCGCCGTCGAAGGCCGTTCCGAAGACGACGTCAAGTACTGGGGAACGGAATTCGTCCAAAAGCGGGTGGTGAGTGTTCACCTGTGCAGCGACCGTCGGCAACGCCTCGAAGACTTGCGCCGAGAGCTCATTGCCGAGGGTCGGCCTTCGACCGGGTTGGTGATCTCTCCGGAACTGGAGGTCTTTCTGGAGCACTACGCGGAAACTCGCGACCGCGATGATTGGGTGCAACTGTTGGCGGCGCCGCGGCGCTTGGTGCACGATGTGCTGGCCTTCGAGCAACTGCCCGGCTATCTGCAGTCGATGTTCCGCAACGAGGCGGTGCCGTTTCCGGTCGAAGAGGTGAACGGCGGTTTCGAGATGCGGGTGGCGCTGCAGCTCGCTCCCGGAGCCGATCCGCAATCGGCCTTCGAGGCGCTGCTGCCGCCTTGGCGAACCCACGGGCTGGGCCTCTGGGTCGAGAACGACGGCGCCGCCGACGCCGGCAGTTCGGCGGATCATTGGATCCTCGACGACATCGAACGGGTGATCGATCGGCACTATCCGGGGGTCCCTCAGGGGCCTCTGTTTCTTCCCTGGACGATGACCGACGCCCGCTTCTTGCGGGCGAAGGGCATCGCGGCCTACGGCTTCTCGCCCTTCATGGTGCTGACGCCGGAGGTGCTCAACCTGGTCGCCCGGGGCACCGTCAACGAGCGCATCGCCCTGCCCGGCTACGTCGAAGGGGTGGAGATCTATCGTGACCTGGCTCTCCACCTGGCCGGTTTCGAGAGCGCTTCCGAAGCGATTGACAAAAAGTGA
- a CDS encoding prepilin-type N-terminal cleavage/methylation domain-containing protein: MKSRKFHRRDGGFTLVEMLIVVVLILVIAAITWPALHRMLLRNKIQGAAQEFSMQVQRAKIEAVKRGVPAVVRVDFASDEVYSFVDLDNSGTFNPVGGSQPGTTDFEINRRQIPTTLAFWAPADGAPEGVTAVNGLTAVPGSPGDPHQAVLEADGSVRDVGAFRLADTYGNFFEIWISPEASALVRLRKWNGTAFKEQGEGGTSWKWTY, from the coding sequence ATGAAGAGTCGAAAGTTTCACAGAAGGGATGGGGGCTTTACCCTGGTCGAGATGCTGATCGTGGTGGTGTTGATCCTGGTGATCGCCGCGATCACCTGGCCGGCCCTCCATCGCATGCTGCTGCGCAACAAGATCCAGGGGGCGGCGCAGGAGTTCTCGATGCAGGTCCAGCGCGCCAAGATCGAAGCCGTCAAGCGCGGCGTACCGGCGGTGGTGCGGGTCGACTTCGCATCCGACGAGGTGTATTCCTTCGTCGACCTGGACAACAGTGGAACCTTCAATCCGGTGGGTGGTTCCCAGCCCGGAACGACAGACTTCGAGATCAATCGACGCCAGATCCCCACCACCCTCGCCTTCTGGGCGCCGGCGGACGGCGCACCGGAAGGGGTGACGGCGGTGAATGGCTTGACGGCGGTGCCCGGTTCGCCGGGCGATCCCCATCAGGCGGTGCTGGAGGCGGATGGTTCGGTGCGGGACGTTGGCGCCTTCCGATTGGCGGACACCTACGGCAACTTCTTCGAGATTTGGATCTCGCCGGAGGCTTCAGCCTTGGTTCGGTTGCGCAAATGGAACGGCACGGCATTCAAAGAGCAAGGTGAAGGGGGAACGTCATGGAAATGGACCTACTGA
- a CDS encoding prepilin peptidase — MLFDLLANAYAAVFGLAIGSYLNVVIHRLPRGLSTIAPRSRCPVCRSAIRHRDNVPVLSYLLLGGRCRCCWVPISPRYALVEALTAVLFVGCLQAFGISLGAMVAMLFVSLLVALAGIDLDHYILPDRLTLPGIAVGLLLQPWAPWTDFAGALIGTLAGGGVLLAVWGLWYLLRREEGMGLGDVKMLAMVGAFLGWKGMAVTFLVATAAGALIGVALIVSGRSGRRAKLPFGVFLSLGALVGLFWGPPLVDAYLELL; from the coding sequence GTGCTCTTCGACCTTCTGGCGAATGCCTACGCCGCAGTCTTCGGCCTCGCCATCGGCAGCTATCTCAACGTCGTCATTCATCGGTTGCCGCGCGGGCTGTCGACCATCGCTCCCCGTTCCCGCTGTCCCGTCTGCCGTTCGGCGATTCGCCATCGGGACAATGTTCCGGTGCTCAGCTATCTGTTGCTCGGCGGCCGCTGCCGCTGCTGCTGGGTGCCGATCAGCCCGCGCTATGCGCTGGTGGAGGCGCTGACGGCGGTGCTCTTTGTGGGCTGCCTGCAGGCCTTTGGCATTTCCCTGGGCGCTATGGTGGCGATGCTCTTCGTCAGTCTCCTCGTCGCCCTCGCCGGCATTGACCTCGACCACTACATCCTGCCGGACCGGTTGACCCTGCCGGGCATCGCCGTCGGCCTGCTGCTTCAGCCTTGGGCGCCCTGGACGGACTTCGCCGGTGCGCTGATCGGGACGCTGGCCGGCGGTGGTGTGTTGCTCGCCGTTTGGGGCCTCTGGTACCTGCTGCGCCGGGAGGAAGGGATGGGATTGGGAGACGTCAAGATGCTGGCGATGGTCGGCGCCTTCCTCGGCTGGAAGGGCATGGCGGTGACCTTTCTGGTGGCCACCGCCGCCGGCGCGCTGATCGGCGTGGCGCTGATCGTCTCCGGCCGCTCCGGGCGGCGGGCAAAGCTGCCCTTCGGGGTGTTTCTGTCCCTGGGCGCGCTGGTCGGCCTGTTCTGGGGGCCGCCACTGGTCGATGCCTATTTGGAGCTGCTGTGA
- a CDS encoding ATP-binding protein yields MTEPSAARKARGLRRFGRLGLRGELLVLPPTALLLLLVLSSFTLLSYRSGLDLLAEERRDRAARLAAAAAAELASAGGAVSARELSRLAPQALGVALLDRRGVARVRTGTLSEDSPALPAGAQEIVGARGYGPNGRLPYSVVGIAPLGPAANRRFVRVDLEAAELGAQLRSSRVLAWVVLPANAAVLLLVLFFLRHSLSPFEKLLERARSLRDEGGGEVAGDDEVQFLLATFERALASLGAAHAGPSPGGGEEELEAISRTLTRSLDSGVLLLDAQGRVIALNEVGAELLDIEPPPSGTALRDALAERSALAEVLGEAAATGRGLRRKELPLATGDGPRTIGITLHPLRRDDGAVRGHLALFADLTESQRRARENHLTDSLERLGELAGGVAHELRNSLATLKGYLTLIDRAPEDESIRDYLTEIRREADHLQRVLEDFLAFARPGSVRLEEIALSELVRRAVADPALGGAVRWVGGEESRGPTIEGDRQLLERAVRNLLHNAVEAEREAGRLPAPEAWVEDAEGGASVLVADRGAGISPEMRERLFHPFATGRPGGVGLGLALSHRIVTLHGGSLVLEDQSGGGTRARIHLPYDASVTIRNDLD; encoded by the coding sequence GTGACGGAACCGTCGGCGGCGAGAAAGGCGAGGGGGTTGCGGCGCTTCGGCCGCCTGGGGCTACGCGGCGAACTGCTGGTGCTGCCACCGACGGCTCTGCTGCTGCTGCTGGTGTTGTCGTCCTTCACCCTGCTGTCCTATCGCAGCGGCCTCGATCTGCTGGCCGAAGAGCGCCGCGACCGGGCCGCTCGCCTGGCCGCGGCGGCGGCGGCGGAGCTCGCCTCGGCCGGCGGCGCGGTGAGCGCCCGCGAGTTGAGCCGCCTGGCGCCGCAGGCCCTCGGTGTCGCCCTGCTCGACCGGCGGGGCGTTGCGCGAGTGCGCACCGGCACCCTTTCCGAGGATTCGCCGGCGCTGCCGGCGGGTGCCCAGGAGATCGTCGGAGCGCGCGGCTATGGCCCCAATGGCCGGTTGCCCTACTCGGTGGTGGGCATCGCGCCCCTCGGACCGGCCGCGAACCGGCGCTTTGTGCGGGTGGATCTTGAGGCGGCGGAGCTGGGGGCGCAGCTACGCAGTTCCCGGGTGCTCGCTTGGGTGGTGCTGCCGGCCAATGCGGCGGTGCTGCTGCTGGTGCTGTTTTTCCTGCGTCACTCCCTGTCGCCCTTCGAAAAGCTGCTCGAGCGCGCCCGCAGCCTGCGGGACGAGGGCGGAGGAGAGGTGGCCGGGGACGACGAGGTGCAGTTCCTCCTCGCCACCTTCGAGCGCGCCCTGGCCTCCCTCGGAGCGGCCCACGCCGGCCCTTCGCCGGGCGGCGGCGAAGAGGAACTCGAAGCGATCAGCCGCACCCTCACTCGCAGTCTCGACAGCGGGGTTTTGCTGCTCGACGCACAAGGCCGGGTGATCGCCCTCAACGAAGTGGGGGCGGAGCTTCTCGACATCGAGCCGCCGCCGTCCGGGACGGCGCTGCGCGACGCCCTGGCGGAGCGCTCGGCCCTTGCCGAGGTGCTCGGCGAGGCGGCCGCCACGGGTCGCGGTTTGCGGCGCAAGGAGCTTCCCCTGGCGACCGGCGACGGCCCTCGCACCATCGGCATCACCCTCCACCCGTTGCGCCGTGACGACGGGGCGGTGCGCGGTCACCTGGCCCTCTTTGCGGACCTCACGGAGAGTCAGCGGCGGGCCCGGGAAAACCACCTGACGGACAGCCTGGAACGCCTCGGCGAGCTGGCCGGCGGCGTGGCCCATGAGCTGCGCAACAGCCTGGCGACCTTGAAGGGGTATCTGACCCTGATCGACCGGGCGCCGGAAGACGAGTCGATCCGCGACTACCTGACCGAGATCCGGCGCGAGGCGGATCACCTGCAGCGGGTGCTGGAGGACTTCCTCGCCTTCGCCCGGCCCGGGTCGGTGCGCTTGGAGGAGATCGCTTTATCGGAGCTGGTGCGCCGGGCGGTAGCCGATCCGGCCCTGGGCGGGGCCGTTCGGTGGGTCGGTGGGGAGGAGAGTCGCGGACCGACCATCGAGGGCGACCGGCAGCTCCTCGAGCGGGCGGTGCGCAATCTGCTGCACAACGCAGTGGAGGCGGAGCGCGAGGCCGGGCGCTTGCCGGCGCCGGAAGCTTGGGTGGAGGACGCCGAGGGCGGTGCCTCCGTGCTGGTGGCGGATCGCGGCGCCGGAATCTCGCCGGAGATGCGCGAACGGCTCTTCCACCCCTTCGCCACCGGCCGGCCCGGCGGTGTCGGGTTGGGACTGGCGCTCAGTCACCGCATCGTGACCCTGCACGGCGGATCCCTCGTCCTCGAAGATCAGTCCGGCGGCGGAACACGGGCACGGATCCATCTGCCGTATGACGCATCTGTTACGATTCGTAACGATTTGGATTGA